In Musa acuminata AAA Group cultivar baxijiao chromosome BXJ3-9, Cavendish_Baxijiao_AAA, whole genome shotgun sequence, a single genomic region encodes these proteins:
- the LOC103997157 gene encoding uncharacterized protein LOC103997157: protein MKGKGKIHPSPPPHDALAVLGLLPAAILALTAALREEDKEVLAYLLTRSIDGPAAAAEERRHCRRPGSATQHLPVFGCGCFDCYTGFWSRWDCSPDRELIHQAIEAFEEHLASAEKKGARGRRAERKAAERAVKGKGKKGKEKEKEKVRILAVEADKAQKQPEEAEKPLEVTTPGGSEGFASEEAPVGAGAGAATKTAAAEEEGVEAEAGNGERRRGWADVMGMFHSRLWSLWGPGA from the coding sequence ATGAAAGGGAAGGGAAAGATCCACCCATCGCCCCCGCCGCATGACGCCCTGGCGGTGCTCGGCCTCCTCCCGGCGGCGATCCTCGCGCTGACGGCGGCGCTGCGGGAGGAGGACAAGGAGGTGCTCGCGTACCTCCTCACGCGGTCGATCGACGGTCCGGCGGCCGCGGCGGAGGAGCGGCGGCATTGCCGGAGGCCAGGTAGCGCAACCCAGCACCTGCCGGTCTTCGGCTGCGGGTGCTTCGACTGCTACACCGGGTTCTGGTCGCGCTGGGATTGCTCCCCCGACCGCGAGCTCATCCACCAGGCCATCGAGGCGTTCGAGGAGCACCTCGCGAGCGCGGAGAAGAAGGGCGCGAGGGGGCGGCGGGCGGAACGCAAGGCCGCCGAGCGGGCggtcaagggcaagggcaagaaaggcaaggagaaggagaaggagaaggttcggatactggcGGTGGAGGCGGATAAGGCTCAAAAACAGCCGGAGGAGGCGGAGAAGCCTCTCGAGGTGACGACTCCTGGGGGATCGGAGGGGTTCGCTAGCGAAGAGGCCCcggtgggagcgggagcgggagccgcGACGAAGACGGCGGCCGCGGAGGAGGAGGGTGTGGAGGCAGAGGCGGGGAACGGCGAGCGGCGAAGGGGATGGGCGGACGTGATGGGGATGTTCCATTCGCGTTTGTGGAGCCTTTGGGGTCCGGGCGCGTGA
- the LOC103997156 gene encoding uncharacterized protein LOC103997156 yields the protein MAPPRKKWTEEEERSLLDKYAEMAADESLSRLRTRERRFRPIAAHVNARHHAADPAAYPFLWSWKDAATKVHNMRHQYLLVKRKLLVLNRTSSVSCSADAAIDDWAKQGISHWPNFLRYRSIFGDASLQPADPAPVPGVPFDDDGELGLGLAFDCCTEGASEGADREIEDNEGFDFDDVTPVSAAVPQQLLLPPVVEMGTTKRRKKNRTEQRRALATWWGWEARMEEREAERESLRRERKRTAEQVEEEREQGRRQAKQQWREEDLEWEERMEGKRAEWRKRMEGMVKEHQVEMEQVQAQILHEQQTVVGQLLGALSQWVASPVFGGFSDGSSGAGMGNHHHDHHQHHHQPMPYLSQMMQGLHHHVNGIVSAENRIDGDAHEDHFIVDH from the coding sequence ATGGCACCGCCGCGCAAGAAgtggacggaggaggaggagcgatcCCTCCTCGATAAGTACGCCGAGATGGCTGCTGACGAGTCCCTTTCCCGCCTCCGCACACGCGAGCGCCGCTTCCGCCCCATCGCTGCCCACGTCAACGCTCGCCACCACGCCGCCGACCCCGCCGCCTACCCCTTCCTCTGGTCCTGGAAAGACGCCGCCACCAAGGTGCACAACATGCGCCACCAGTACCTCCTCGTCAAGCGCAAGCTTCTCGTCCTCAACCGAACCTCCTCGGTTTCATGTTCCGCCGACGCTGCCATCGACGACTGGGCCAAGCAAGGCATCTCCCACTGGCCCAACTTCCTCCGCTACCGCTCTATCTTCGGCGATGCATCCTTACAGCCGGCGGACCCCGCCCCTGTTCCCGGGGTCCCCTTCGATGATGACGGCGAACTCGGCCTAGGGTTAGCCTTCGACTGCTGCACCGAAGGCGCCAGCGAGGGAGCCGATCGTGAGATCGAGGACAACGAGGGTTTTGATTTCGATGATGTGACCCCTGTCTCCGCCGCGGTGCCACAGCAACTCTTGCTGCCTCCGGTGGTGGAGATGGGCACGAcgaagaggagaaagaagaatcGTACTGAGCAGCGGCGAGCGCTGGCTACTTGGTGGGGGTGGGAGGCGAGGATGGAGGAGAGGGAGGCGGAACGGGAGAGTTTGAGGAGGGAGAGGAAACGGACGGCGGAGCAGGTGGAGGAGGAAAGGGAGCAGGGGAGGAGACAGGCAAAGCAGCAGTGGAGGGAGGAGGACCTGGAGTGGGAGGAGAGGATGGAAGGGAAGAGGGCAGAATGGAGGAAGCGGATGGAGGGGATGGTGAAGGAACACCAGGTTGAGATGGAGCAGGTCCAGGCTCAAATCCTCCATGAGCAACAGACTGTGGTCGGTCAGCTCCTGGGAGCGCTATCTCAATGGGTGGCAAGCCCTGTGTTTGGAGGGTTCTCGGATGGCAGCAGTGGTGCCGGAATGGGaaatcaccaccatgatcaccatCAACACCACCACCAACCCATGCCATATCTGTCTCAAATGATGCAGGGGTTGCACCACCATGTTAACGGAATTGTTTCAGCAGAGAATCGGATTGATGGGGATGCACATGAGGATCATTTTATTGTTGATCATTGA